The Deinococcus depolymerans genome has a segment encoding these proteins:
- a CDS encoding bifunctional 3-deoxy-7-phosphoheptulonate synthase/chorismate mutase, which produces MTQPQRSIEDLRAEVDQINRDLLNLLSRRGHVVAQIGHAKTQEGRPNHYDPAREDKQLKELESLNQGPFTSAAVKAIFKEIFKASLDLEESNDKKQLLVSRKVKSEDTVLDIDGVRIGGNSLPTIIAGPCSIESEEQMEQTAAFLASKGIKILRGGAYKPRTSPYGFQGMGVDGLILGNRVAKEHGMLFITEVMDTRDVEIVAEYADILQVGARNMHNFALLREVGRARRPVLLKRGLSATIEEWLYAAEYILSEGNNEVILCERGIRTYEKWTRNTLDLSAVAIAKKETHLPVIVDVTHAAGRRDLLIPLAKAALAVGADGIHVEVHPSPATALSDNEQQLDFAGYEQFSEALGSMLKVPVGV; this is translated from the coding sequence ATGACCCAGCCGCAACGCAGTATCGAGGACCTCCGCGCCGAGGTCGACCAGATCAACCGTGACCTTCTGAACCTCCTGTCCCGGCGCGGGCATGTCGTCGCGCAGATCGGACACGCCAAGACCCAGGAGGGCCGCCCGAACCACTACGACCCGGCCCGCGAGGACAAGCAGCTCAAGGAACTCGAGTCGCTCAACCAGGGGCCCTTCACGAGCGCCGCTGTCAAGGCGATCTTCAAGGAGATCTTCAAGGCCAGCCTGGACCTGGAAGAAAGCAACGACAAGAAACAGCTGCTGGTCTCCCGCAAGGTCAAGAGTGAGGACACCGTGCTCGACATTGACGGCGTGCGCATCGGCGGCAACTCCCTGCCGACCATCATCGCCGGTCCCTGCTCCATCGAGAGCGAGGAGCAGATGGAGCAGACGGCCGCGTTCCTGGCCAGCAAGGGCATCAAGATCCTGCGCGGCGGCGCGTACAAGCCCCGCACCAGCCCCTACGGCTTCCAGGGCATGGGCGTGGACGGCCTGATTCTCGGCAACCGCGTTGCCAAGGAGCACGGCATGCTGTTCATCACGGAGGTCATGGACACCCGTGACGTGGAGATCGTCGCCGAGTACGCCGACATCCTGCAGGTCGGAGCGCGCAACATGCACAACTTCGCGCTGCTGCGCGAGGTGGGCCGCGCCCGCCGCCCGGTGCTGCTCAAGCGCGGCCTGAGCGCCACCATCGAGGAGTGGCTGTACGCCGCCGAGTACATCCTGTCGGAAGGCAACAACGAGGTCATCCTGTGCGAGCGTGGCATCCGCACGTACGAGAAGTGGACGCGCAACACCCTGGACCTGAGCGCCGTCGCGATCGCCAAGAAGGAAACGCACCTGCCGGTGATCGTGGACGTCACGCACGCCGCCGGGCGCCGCGACCTGCTGATTCCCCTCGCGAAGGCCGCGCTGGCCGTGGGTGCCGACGGCATTCACGTGGAAGTGCATCCCAGCCCCGCCACCGCCCTGAGCGACAA
- a CDS encoding globin encodes MTAPLSLTTGGSLYDRIGPEALAALVTRFYGLVALDPRLAPIFPADLTLTAEKQLAFLTGFLGGPPLYHQRFGHPRLRARHLPFPITPERAQAWLACMNAALRDTPGIAPDDARELHAALARVAAHMVNTPPT; translated from the coding sequence ATGACGGCTCCCCTCTCGCTGACCACGGGCGGCAGCCTGTACGACCGGATCGGACCGGAGGCCCTGGCGGCCCTGGTGACCCGCTTCTACGGCCTGGTGGCCCTGGATCCGCGGCTGGCCCCGATCTTCCCGGCGGACCTGACCCTGACGGCCGAGAAGCAGCTGGCGTTCCTGACGGGGTTCCTGGGCGGCCCGCCGCTGTACCACCAGCGGTTCGGGCACCCGCGGCTGCGGGCGCGGCACCTGCCGTTCCCGATCACGCCGGAACGGGCGCAGGCGTGGCTGGCCTGCATGAACGCCGCGCTGCGCGACACGCCCGGCATCGCGCCGGACGACGCCCGCGAGTTGCACGCGGCGCTGGCGCGGGTCGCGGCGCACATGGTGAACACGCCCCCCACCTGA
- a CDS encoding ABC transporter permease, with amino-acid sequence MLTLLALEYRKLFGARSVRLALLVTFLMPLLWAFAPRLSTLIQVNLVSGWQLPAVSIGVTIGYLLPLFIAVTVAEMIGSEVSQGTLAPLLLRPVDRTKVIASKLIAALSYPFLLILSTVLGSLLAGIPLGFGSFTGGTGLGPGLFVGVGQLTSDAAFAEVLRGSFLAGVVLMPIAALSLLFGVLYLNTAAAALATFATLIVMRLLVVLPEAIQRILLTSQLNLYVQQGDIAQPMVLLLIYTAGFGLMSIFAFDRRDV; translated from the coding sequence ATGCTGACCCTGCTGGCCCTGGAGTACCGCAAGCTGTTCGGGGCGCGCAGCGTCCGGCTGGCGCTGCTGGTGACGTTCCTGATGCCGCTGCTGTGGGCGTTCGCGCCGCGCCTGAGCACCCTGATCCAGGTGAATCTGGTCAGCGGGTGGCAGCTGCCGGCCGTGAGTATCGGCGTGACCATCGGCTACCTGCTGCCGCTGTTCATCGCCGTGACCGTCGCCGAGATGATCGGCTCGGAGGTCTCGCAGGGCACCCTGGCGCCGCTGCTGCTGCGCCCGGTGGACCGCACCAAGGTCATCGCCAGCAAACTGATCGCGGCGCTGTCCTACCCCTTCCTGCTGATCCTCTCGACCGTGCTGGGCTCCCTGCTGGCCGGGATTCCGCTGGGGTTCGGGAGTTTCACGGGCGGCACCGGTCTGGGGCCGGGCCTGTTCGTGGGCGTGGGCCAGCTGACCAGCGACGCGGCCTTCGCCGAGGTGCTGCGCGGCTCGTTCCTGGCCGGCGTGGTCCTGATGCCCATCGCGGCGCTGTCCCTGCTGTTCGGCGTGCTGTACCTGAACACAGCCGCCGCGGCCCTGGCGACCTTCGCGACCCTGATCGTCATGCGCCTGCTGGTCGTGCTGCCCGAGGCCATCCAGCGCATCCTGCTGACCAGCCAGCTGAACCTGTACGTGCAGCAGGGGGACATCGCGCAACCGATGGTGCTGCTGCTGATCTACACCGCCGGGTTCGGCCTGATGAGCATCTTCGCCTTCGACCGCCGCGACGTGTAA
- a CDS encoding ABC transporter ATP-binding protein yields the protein MTKQGAPAIPAIEVRGLYKKYGQNSVLEDVHLTVKPGEVYALTGPNGAGKTTLIRTMTGLAFPTDGEVRLLGRDVHTDGQRARAYLGAVVEAPAKFYPQFTGTQNLQVHANLSAMAPGGRKISRDRIREVLALLELTRMADRRVQEYSLGQRQRLGVASAMLAEPKVLILDEPTSGLDPLGIGLIHRIVTSLATSGCAVVLSTHHLREIATYAHTVGILTGGRLVDTVDLRARQAAYRFRVDDPVGAAAVLERLPFVRRVSTRTPYAIAHLGGESRVPDALSHLSAEGIRVFEASPDHFDLYEYYRERVEQA from the coding sequence GTGACGAAGCAAGGTGCGCCAGCCATCCCGGCCATTGAGGTCCGGGGGCTGTACAAGAAATACGGCCAGAACAGTGTCCTGGAGGACGTGCACCTGACCGTGAAGCCCGGTGAGGTGTACGCGCTGACCGGGCCGAACGGCGCGGGGAAGACCACCCTGATCCGGACCATGACCGGCCTTGCCTTCCCCACGGACGGCGAGGTGCGTCTGCTGGGCCGGGACGTGCATACCGACGGGCAGCGTGCCCGCGCCTACCTGGGCGCGGTGGTGGAGGCCCCGGCGAAGTTCTACCCGCAGTTCACGGGCACGCAGAACCTGCAGGTGCACGCGAACCTCTCGGCCATGGCGCCGGGCGGCCGCAAGATCAGCCGCGACCGCATCCGCGAGGTGCTGGCCCTGCTGGAACTGACCCGCATGGCCGACCGGCGCGTGCAGGAGTACTCGCTGGGGCAGCGGCAGCGGCTGGGCGTGGCGAGCGCCATGCTGGCCGAACCGAAGGTCCTGATTCTCGACGAACCCACCAGCGGCCTGGACCCGCTGGGCATCGGCCTGATCCACCGGATCGTGACCAGCCTCGCCACGAGCGGCTGCGCGGTCGTGCTCAGCACCCACCACCTGCGGGAGATCGCCACGTACGCGCACACGGTCGGCATCCTGACCGGCGGGCGGCTGGTGGACACCGTGGACCTCCGGGCCCGGCAGGCCGCGTACCGCTTCCGGGTGGACGACCCGGTCGGCGCGGCCGCCGTGCTCGAACGCCTGCCGTTCGTGCGCCGGGTCAGCACCCGCACGCCGTACGCCATCGCTCACCTGGGCGGCGAGTCCCGCGTGCCGGACGCGCTGTCGCACCTGAGTGCCGAGGGCATCCGGGTGTTCGAGGCCAGCCCGGACCACTTCGACCTGTACGAGTACTACCGTGAACGCGTGGAGCAAGCCTGA
- a CDS encoding 1,4-dihydroxy-6-naphthoate synthase: MSLDALSPVSSPELPAVLDLGYSLCPNDTFIFHALHAGLVRGPLPVREVLEDVQTLNDWALSGRLPMTKISYRAYFEVMDRYVALRSGGALGRGVGPLIVTRGDVQDLNGRTVASPGALTTAELLLKMVFPDVNVVRMRYDEVMPAVQRGEYAGQPIDAGLIIHESRFTFHEYGLTRLLDLGAWWEGDTGLPLPLGAILVRRDLPLAVQRDLNAAVRGSLEYAYAHPEASRAYIRGHALEMSDEVMQAHIDLYVNPFSLDVGEEGERAVQELHRRAVALGAAPGTDRALFVPLD; this comes from the coding sequence ATGAGCCTGGATGCCCTCTCCCCTGTTTCTTCCCCCGAGCTGCCGGCGGTGCTGGACCTGGGGTACTCGCTGTGCCCGAACGACACGTTCATCTTTCACGCGCTGCACGCGGGACTGGTGCGGGGGCCGCTGCCGGTGCGTGAGGTGCTGGAGGACGTGCAGACCCTGAACGACTGGGCGCTGTCCGGCCGCCTGCCGATGACGAAGATCAGTTACCGCGCGTACTTCGAGGTGATGGACCGGTACGTGGCGCTCCGCTCCGGCGGGGCGCTGGGGCGGGGCGTGGGGCCGCTGATCGTGACGCGCGGGGACGTGCAGGACCTGAACGGCCGCACGGTCGCCTCGCCGGGCGCGCTGACCACCGCGGAACTGCTGCTGAAGATGGTCTTCCCGGACGTGAATGTCGTGCGGATGCGCTACGACGAGGTCATGCCCGCCGTGCAGCGCGGCGAGTACGCCGGGCAGCCCATCGACGCGGGCCTGATCATTCACGAGTCGCGCTTCACCTTCCACGAGTACGGACTGACCCGCCTGCTGGACCTGGGCGCGTGGTGGGAGGGGGACACGGGGCTGCCCCTGCCGCTGGGCGCGATCCTGGTGCGCCGCGACCTGCCGCTGGCCGTGCAGCGCGACCTGAACGCGGCGGTGCGCGGCAGCCTGGAGTACGCGTACGCGCACCCGGAAGCGTCTCGCGCGTACATCCGCGGGCACGCGCTGGAGATGTCCGACGAGGTCATGCAGGCGCACATCGACCTGTACGTGAATCCCTTCAGCCTGGACGTGGGTGAGGAGGGAGAGCGGGCCGTGCAGGAACTGCACCGCCGCGCGGTGGCGCTGGGCGCGGCGCCCGGCACGGACCGCGCGCTGTTCGTGCCGCTGGACTGA
- a CDS encoding DUF6174 domain-containing protein, with the protein MTPRVRHAVPRVLLTSLLMAVTGAALAGGGHGPRTGAPTTAPFGCRAGYVRPDFRALNAQLTRARALWDRQRPANYTYDVNQIAAPVLFPGTRVTVSGGRVTRTALVPGQTGTVNPALAARTMDARFTEMAATLKAQAKAPCPVVRQSFDPAYGYPTRFASGLGDEGIMDGFGEWTIRTFTVN; encoded by the coding sequence ATGACCCCCCGCGTCCGCCACGCCGTCCCGCGCGTCCTCCTGACCAGCCTGCTGATGGCCGTGACCGGCGCGGCCCTCGCGGGCGGCGGTCACGGCCCCCGGACCGGGGCGCCCACCACCGCCCCCTTCGGCTGCCGCGCCGGGTACGTCCGCCCCGACTTCCGCGCCCTGAACGCCCAGCTGACCCGGGCCCGCGCCCTGTGGGACAGACAGCGCCCCGCGAACTACACCTACGACGTGAACCAGATCGCCGCGCCCGTCCTGTTCCCCGGCACCCGCGTCACCGTGAGCGGCGGCCGCGTGACCCGCACCGCCCTGGTCCCCGGGCAGACGGGCACCGTGAACCCCGCCCTCGCCGCGCGCACCATGGACGCCCGCTTCACCGAGATGGCCGCCACCCTGAAAGCCCAGGCGAAAGCCCCCTGCCCGGTCGTCCGGCAGAGCTTCGACCCTGCCTACGGCTACCCCACCCGCTTCGCGTCCGGCCTCGGCGACGAGGGCATCATGGACGGCTTCGGCGAATGGACCATCCGCACCTTCACCGTGAACTGA
- the ribF gene encoding riboflavin biosynthesis protein RibF produces the protein MKTYVSPGQRPDTATVVAIGSFDGVHLGHQALIAQLKAKAREHRVPSVVYTFDPPTRVLTQGVEFLSTLPEKLDLLGRYGVDETIAASFTPEFASRPKEAFLDDLRQLRPRTVVVGEDFHFGRGRAGGVDDLRLVAPEVVTLPMHQLGGEDIKSTRIREYLRAGDVVGAGRLLGRHYDAQGVVVQGDRLGRTIGWPTANIRVPDGKALPLGVFAVVAVGDHGRWHGMANVGFRPTVNGQDRRFEVHLFDFSGDLYGQELQVKFFAHLRGEQRFAGLDELKAQIARDAQAARDALKDVR, from the coding sequence GTGAAGACGTACGTTTCTCCCGGCCAGCGGCCGGACACGGCGACGGTCGTGGCGATCGGGTCGTTCGACGGCGTGCACCTGGGCCATCAGGCGCTGATCGCGCAGTTGAAGGCCAAGGCGCGCGAGCACCGGGTTCCCAGCGTGGTGTACACCTTCGATCCGCCCACGCGGGTGCTGACGCAGGGCGTGGAGTTCCTGTCCACCCTGCCGGAGAAACTGGACCTGCTGGGCCGCTACGGGGTGGACGAGACGATCGCGGCGTCGTTCACGCCGGAGTTCGCGTCGCGGCCCAAGGAGGCGTTCCTGGACGACCTGCGGCAGCTGCGGCCCCGCACGGTCGTGGTCGGGGAGGACTTTCACTTCGGGCGGGGCCGGGCGGGCGGCGTGGACGACCTGCGCCTGGTCGCGCCGGAGGTGGTGACGCTGCCCATGCATCAGCTGGGCGGCGAGGACATCAAGAGTACCCGCATCCGCGAGTACCTGCGGGCCGGGGACGTGGTGGGCGCGGGCCGCCTGCTGGGCCGCCACTACGACGCGCAGGGCGTGGTCGTGCAGGGCGACCGCCTGGGCCGCACGATCGGGTGGCCCACCGCGAACATCCGCGTGCCGGACGGCAAGGCGCTGCCGCTGGGCGTGTTCGCGGTGGTCGCCGTGGGTGATCACGGGCGCTGGCACGGCATGGCGAACGTGGGTTTCCGCCCGACCGTGAACGGTCAGGACCGCCGTTTCGAGGTTCACCTGTTCGATTTCAGCGGTGATCTGTACGGACAGGAATTGCAGGTGAAGTTCTTCGCGCACCTGCGCGGCGAGCAGAGATTCGCGGGGCTGGACGAACTGAAGGCCCAGATCGCCCGCGACGCGCAGGCGGCCCGCGACGCCCTGAAAGACGTCCGGTAA
- a CDS encoding NUDIX hydrolase: MSGSQDGPGAAGTRVVFDGHIVRLEIMDGKWEIVRHASAVAVLALNGRGEMLLVRQARRAVGAVTVEAPAGLIDAGEEPAGAARRELQEEAGLDGDMELLTRFYSSPGFCDEELFVFHATNLRESKLPHDEDEEGIEVLWLPPAQVLAGLRDGSLVGSASTVTAALYGLQLLAGSAGQEPA; this comes from the coding sequence ATGAGCGGAAGTCAGGACGGGCCGGGCGCGGCGGGCACGCGGGTGGTGTTCGACGGGCACATCGTGCGCCTGGAGATCATGGACGGCAAGTGGGAGATCGTGCGGCACGCGAGCGCCGTGGCGGTCCTGGCGCTGAACGGGCGCGGGGAGATGCTGCTGGTGCGGCAGGCGCGGCGGGCGGTGGGCGCGGTGACGGTGGAGGCCCCGGCGGGCCTGATCGACGCGGGCGAGGAGCCGGCGGGCGCGGCGCGGCGGGAGTTGCAGGAGGAGGCCGGGCTGGACGGGGACATGGAACTCCTGACGCGCTTCTACTCCAGTCCCGGGTTCTGCGACGAGGAGCTGTTCGTGTTCCACGCGACGAACCTGCGCGAGAGCAAGTTGCCGCACGACGAGGACGAGGAGGGCATTGAGGTGCTGTGGCTGCCGCCGGCGCAGGTGCTGGCGGGCCTGCGGGACGGGTCGCTGGTCGGGAGTGCCTCGACGGTGACGGCGGCCCTGTACGGCCTTCAACTGCTGGCCGGGAGCGCGGGGCAGGAGCCGGCGTGA
- the dgt gene encoding dGTP triphosphohydrolase, translating into MITRRDLEAREASTLAPHATLSRDHRGREHPEPESDTRTAFQRDRDRVLHTTAFRRLEAKTQVFLSAAGDHYRTRLTHTLEVQQVARSAALSLGLNETLAETIALAHDLGHPPFGHAGERVLNTLMQAHGGFNHNLQVRRIVTLLEHPKPHYPGLNLTLDTLDGLNKHHRAGLGQPSLEAQLVDAADALAYTAHDLDDGLRSGLITPDHLAGLPLWQELLERTGVNPHPLTEQGRRTLHRHLLGWLIQDLTHASDHAITTSGLHTPTQVRAHPGGLITYSPAMQTLLGGARTFLRDNLYRHWRVEMQVEQATRVLTTLFTALQARPSMLPPSYRDLAHTGGLPRAICDYLAGMTDRYALEMHAALTAAGTPTTWPR; encoded by the coding sequence ATGATCACCCGCCGCGACCTGGAAGCCCGCGAGGCCAGCACCCTGGCCCCCCACGCGACCCTCAGCCGCGACCACCGCGGCCGCGAACACCCGGAACCCGAGAGCGACACCCGCACCGCCTTCCAGCGCGACCGGGACCGCGTGCTGCACACCACCGCCTTCCGCCGCCTGGAAGCCAAGACGCAGGTGTTCCTCTCGGCCGCCGGCGACCACTACCGCACCCGCCTCACCCACACCCTGGAAGTGCAGCAGGTCGCCCGCAGCGCCGCCCTGAGCCTCGGCCTGAACGAAACCCTCGCCGAGACCATCGCCCTGGCCCACGACCTCGGCCACCCCCCCTTCGGGCACGCCGGGGAACGCGTCCTGAACACCCTCATGCAGGCGCACGGGGGCTTCAACCACAACCTCCAGGTGCGCCGGATCGTCACCCTGCTCGAACACCCCAAACCCCACTACCCCGGCCTGAACCTGACCCTCGACACCCTCGACGGCCTGAACAAACACCACCGCGCCGGCCTGGGCCAGCCCAGCCTCGAAGCGCAACTCGTGGACGCCGCCGACGCCCTGGCCTACACCGCCCACGACCTCGACGACGGCCTGCGCAGCGGCCTGATCACCCCCGACCACCTCGCCGGACTGCCCCTCTGGCAGGAACTCCTCGAACGCACCGGCGTCAACCCCCACCCCCTGACCGAACAGGGCCGCCGCACCCTGCACCGCCACCTGCTCGGCTGGCTCATCCAGGACCTCACCCACGCCAGCGACCACGCCATCACCACCAGCGGCCTGCACACCCCCACCCAGGTCCGCGCGCACCCCGGCGGCCTGATCACCTACAGCCCCGCCATGCAGACCCTCCTGGGCGGCGCCCGCACCTTCCTGCGCGACAACCTCTACCGCCACTGGCGCGTCGAGATGCAGGTCGAACAGGCCACCCGCGTCCTCACCACCCTCTTCACCGCCCTCCAGGCCCGCCCCAGCATGCTCCCTCCCAGCTACCGCGACCTCGCCCACACCGGCGGCCTGCCCCGCGCCATCTGCGACTACCTGGCCGGCATGACCGACCGCTACGCCCTCGAAATGCACGCCGCCCTCACCGCCGCCGGCACCCCCACCACCTGGCCCCGCTGA
- a CDS encoding CBS domain-containing protein, protein MTTPLLVQDAMHPRAVTVGAHEPLSAAVIAMQELGVKRLPVVQAGRVIGIVTDGEIRRALPTLADGLSPWEFTNHVGRVHVRDIMRSPVHTVTPQTPLHAALRTLLDRHVGGLPVVQEDTGALMGMLTLTDVLRAEARAPRLQWGAAAQHMTRDVVTVTPDTPASEAAATLTVTRLHVLPVVQDGQLIGVLHQRDVRDAVDRAAATHGPTLMADRFFLQGVTARDLMRPPTGYLNEGVPMHDALTRMLDLDVHGLPVITQDGELLGVVTISDVIRTLLGDAATAPGPALADA, encoded by the coding sequence ATGACCACCCCCCTGCTCGTTCAGGACGCCATGCACCCCCGCGCCGTCACCGTCGGCGCGCACGAACCGCTCAGCGCCGCCGTGATCGCCATGCAGGAACTCGGCGTGAAACGCCTGCCGGTCGTGCAGGCCGGCCGCGTGATCGGGATCGTCACGGACGGCGAGATCCGCCGCGCACTGCCCACCCTGGCCGACGGCCTGAGCCCCTGGGAGTTCACGAACCACGTGGGCCGCGTTCACGTGCGCGACATCATGCGCTCTCCCGTACACACCGTCACCCCACAGACGCCCCTGCACGCCGCGCTGCGCACCCTGCTCGACCGGCACGTGGGCGGCCTGCCGGTCGTTCAGGAGGACACGGGCGCCCTGATGGGCATGCTGACCCTGACCGACGTGCTGCGCGCCGAGGCACGCGCGCCCCGGTTGCAGTGGGGCGCGGCAGCGCAGCACATGACCCGCGACGTGGTGACCGTCACCCCCGACACCCCCGCCAGCGAGGCCGCCGCCACCCTGACCGTCACGCGGCTGCACGTGCTGCCGGTCGTTCAGGACGGCCAGCTGATCGGCGTGCTGCACCAGCGGGACGTGCGGGACGCCGTGGACCGCGCCGCCGCCACGCACGGCCCCACCCTGATGGCCGACCGGTTCTTCCTGCAGGGCGTCACGGCCCGCGACCTGATGCGCCCCCCGACCGGCTACCTGAACGAGGGTGTCCCCATGCACGACGCCCTGACCCGCATGCTCGACCTGGACGTACACGGCCTGCCGGTCATCACGCAGGACGGCGAACTGCTGGGCGTCGTGACCATCAGCGACGTGATCCGCACCCTGCTGGGCGACGCGGCGACGGCCCCCGGCCCGGCCCTCGCAGACGCCTGA
- a CDS encoding chloramphenicol phosphotransferase CPT family protein — protein MPALILVNGASSAGKTTLCRALRDVLPGVFLHFSLDFFLFDTSALPRTPQGRLRDWPTLRPRVFEGFNRCLPALLDAGNDLVVDYIIETPQMWAQLSGLLRGYDVFLVGLECPVEELERREQARGDRGVGDARRDALTVHTFTRYDLTLPCAAPLEDNVARVVQGWAQREHAPRVFPAGRAEA, from the coding sequence ATGCCTGCCCTGATTCTGGTGAACGGCGCCTCCAGTGCCGGGAAGACCACGCTGTGCCGTGCCCTGCGGGACGTGCTGCCCGGCGTTTTTTTGCATTTCAGTCTGGATTTCTTCCTGTTCGACACGTCCGCGCTGCCGCGCACGCCGCAGGGTCGCCTGCGGGACTGGCCGACGCTGCGGCCGCGGGTGTTCGAGGGCTTCAACCGTTGCCTGCCCGCCCTGCTGGATGCCGGGAATGATCTGGTCGTGGATTACATCATTGAGACGCCGCAGATGTGGGCGCAGCTGTCAGGTCTGCTGCGGGGGTACGACGTGTTCCTGGTGGGCCTGGAGTGCCCGGTCGAGGAACTCGAACGCCGCGAGCAGGCGCGCGGTGACCGGGGCGTGGGGGACGCGCGGCGCGACGCGCTGACGGTACACACCTTCACGCGGTACGACCTGACCCTGCCCTGCGCTGCGCCGCTGGAGGACAACGTGGCGCGGGTGGTGCAGGGCTGGGCGCAACGCGAGCACGCCCCCCGGGTGTTCCCGGCGGGGCGAGCTGAGGCCTGA
- the lipA gene encoding lipoyl synthase — MTQETPKEPKFIKNGIYRKDSVPVRDKKPEWLKVTIPTGQVFTEVRKIVKEHRLHTVCEEAMCPNIGECWSRGTATFMLMGHICTRACRFCAVDTGNPMGKLDLDEPQGVAESVKLMGLKYVVLTSVDRDDLPDGGAYHFAKTVQAIKRLNPETRVEALTPDFGGNTHCVDLVLDSGVDTHAQNLETVRRLTHPVRDIRADYDQTLKVLAHAKQARPDVITKTSIMLGLGETREELTQTMRDCRDAGVDVLTFGQYLRPTMHHLPVERYVSPAEFDELRDEAMAMGFLEVVSGPLVRSSYKAEQIVMDRPGNLPEHLAHLGEGSELSLI, encoded by the coding sequence ATGACCCAGGAAACCCCCAAGGAACCCAAGTTCATCAAGAACGGCATCTACCGCAAGGACAGCGTCCCGGTCCGCGACAAGAAACCCGAGTGGCTGAAAGTCACCATCCCGACGGGGCAGGTGTTCACGGAAGTCCGCAAGATCGTCAAGGAACACCGCCTGCACACCGTCTGCGAGGAAGCCATGTGCCCCAACATCGGCGAGTGCTGGAGCCGCGGCACCGCCACCTTCATGCTGATGGGCCACATCTGCACCCGCGCCTGCCGCTTCTGCGCCGTGGACACCGGCAACCCCATGGGCAAACTCGACCTCGACGAACCCCAGGGCGTCGCCGAGAGCGTCAAGCTCATGGGCCTCAAGTACGTCGTGCTGACCAGCGTCGACCGTGACGACCTGCCGGACGGCGGCGCGTACCACTTCGCCAAGACCGTGCAGGCCATCAAACGCCTCAACCCCGAGACGCGCGTCGAGGCCCTCACGCCCGACTTCGGCGGGAACACCCACTGCGTCGATCTGGTGCTCGACAGCGGCGTGGACACCCACGCGCAGAACCTCGAAACGGTCCGCCGCCTCACCCACCCCGTCCGCGACATCCGCGCCGACTACGACCAGACCCTGAAGGTCCTCGCGCACGCCAAACAGGCCCGCCCCGATGTGATCACCAAGACGAGCATCATGCTCGGCCTGGGCGAAACCCGCGAGGAACTCACCCAGACCATGCGCGACTGCCGCGACGCCGGCGTGGACGTCCTGACCTTCGGGCAGTACCTGCGCCCCACCATGCACCACCTGCCCGTCGAACGCTACGTCTCCCCCGCCGAATTCGACGAACTGCGCGACGAGGCCATGGCCATGGGCTTCCTGGAAGTCGTCAGCGGCCCCCTGGTCCGCAGCAGCTACAAGGCCGAGCAGATCGTCATGGACCGCCCCGGCAACCTCCCCGAGCACCTCGCGCACCTCGGCGAAGGCAGCGAACTCAGCCTGATCTGA
- the lipB gene encoding lipoyl(octanoyl) transferase LipB has translation MTHAPFDVLDLGLTPYRDAWDLQKQHHERVAAGGRPTLLLVEHPPVLTLGRKAREGTNIIVTREYLKAQGIEVLEVERGGDVTYHGPGQLVAYAIFPVGRRVADFLRLLEQATISALHDLGLNDARPNPGYAGVYVTERHVNGLTYDQKIASFGVAVQRHVALHGLALNVTPNLAHFDLIVPCGLTQTHMTSVQREYDLRGLNRAASMQAARDALTRAFHTTFAQYDWTLPTPAAAGS, from the coding sequence ATGACGCACGCCCCCTTCGACGTTCTGGACCTCGGCCTCACGCCGTACCGGGACGCCTGGGACCTCCAGAAACAGCACCACGAGCGGGTCGCGGCCGGCGGCCGCCCCACCCTGCTGCTCGTGGAACACCCTCCCGTCCTCACGCTGGGCCGCAAGGCCCGTGAGGGAACCAACATCATCGTCACCCGCGAGTACCTGAAGGCGCAGGGCATCGAGGTGCTGGAGGTCGAACGTGGCGGCGACGTCACGTACCACGGCCCCGGCCAGCTCGTCGCGTACGCCATCTTCCCCGTCGGCCGCCGCGTCGCGGACTTCCTGCGCCTGCTGGAACAGGCGACGATCAGCGCCCTGCACGACCTGGGACTGAACGACGCGCGCCCCAACCCCGGATACGCCGGCGTGTACGTCACCGAACGGCACGTGAACGGCCTGACGTACGACCAGAAGATCGCGTCGTTCGGCGTCGCCGTGCAACGCCACGTCGCCCTGCACGGCCTCGCGCTGAACGTGACCCCGAACCTCGCGCACTTCGACCTGATCGTCCCGTGCGGCCTGACGCAGACGCACATGACCAGCGTGCAGCGCGAGTACGACCTGCGCGGCCTGAACAGAGCGGCCAGCATGCAGGCGGCCAGGGACGCCCTGACCCGCGCCTTCCACACCACCTTCGCCCAGTACGACTGGACGCTGCCCACCCCCGCGGCAGCCGGGAGCTGA